The Pirellulimonas nuda genome includes a region encoding these proteins:
- a CDS encoding IS5 family transposase, translating into MTQPASKPRKLAYKVTNWRDYNESLVRRGDITFWFDDAVIDAWEHENDRKKVGRPFLYSDVAVETLLMIRELFRLPYRQTEGFGRALAKLMQAEVAIPDYTSLQKRAAKLGVSIDVRETKGPIDVVVDSTGLKVYGEGEWKVKKHGVGKRRTWRKVHLAVDPATHTIVAQVVTGADTHDGDAVEPLLEQVEAEVQTFYGDGAYDQWKVRNYLQGESIHQVIPPRKNAKIKQHGNASAEPLERDECLRQIRRDGKKAWKESIGYHRRSLAETAMFRFKTNFGDRLKNRTLPNQATEVALRCKLLNVFVTFGMPLFAWG; encoded by the coding sequence ATGACGCAGCCTGCTAGCAAGCCGAGGAAGCTCGCCTACAAGGTAACGAACTGGCGGGACTACAACGAGTCGTTGGTAAGGCGGGGCGACATCACCTTCTGGTTTGATGACGCGGTGATCGACGCCTGGGAGCACGAGAACGACCGGAAGAAGGTCGGCCGGCCGTTCCTCTATAGCGATGTGGCGGTCGAAACGCTGCTGATGATCCGTGAGCTATTCCGCTTGCCGTACCGGCAGACGGAAGGCTTCGGCCGGGCTCTCGCGAAGCTGATGCAGGCCGAGGTGGCGATCCCCGACTACACCTCGCTGCAGAAGCGAGCGGCCAAGCTGGGGGTCTCGATCGACGTGCGTGAGACCAAGGGCCCGATCGACGTGGTGGTCGACAGCACGGGGCTCAAGGTCTACGGCGAGGGGGAGTGGAAAGTGAAGAAGCACGGGGTCGGCAAGCGTCGCACTTGGCGGAAGGTTCACCTGGCCGTCGATCCGGCCACCCACACCATCGTCGCCCAGGTCGTGACGGGCGCCGACACCCACGACGGCGATGCGGTCGAGCCGCTGTTGGAGCAAGTCGAAGCCGAAGTCCAGACGTTTTACGGCGACGGCGCCTACGACCAGTGGAAAGTGCGTAACTACCTCCAAGGGGAGTCGATCCACCAAGTGATCCCGCCGCGCAAGAACGCCAAGATCAAGCAGCACGGCAACGCGTCGGCCGAGCCGCTGGAGCGCGACGAGTGCCTTCGGCAGATCCGCCGCGACGGCAAGAAAGCGTGGAAAGAATCGATCGGCTACCACCGACGCAGCCTAGCCGAGACCGCCATGTTTCGATTCAAAACCAACTTCGGCGACCGCCTGAAGAACCGGACGCTCCCCAATCAGGCGACCGAGGTCGCACTCCGATGCAAACTGCTCAACGTATTCGTCACCTTTGGCATGCCGTTGTTCGCATGGGGTTAG
- a CDS encoding ISAs1 family transposase yields MAKVSEAGIARHFEGLTDPRRREPIYPLVNVVVMALCAVLSGADDFVSIAAWSREKRGWLAKFLDLSAGVPSHDRFNAVFAALNPAEFEKCFLSWVTALHEVTDGQVIAIDGKTLRRSFDAASSKAAIHMVSAWATANHIALGQVVTDAKSNEITAIPRLLEMLEIKGCLVTIDAMGCQREIAERIVEEGGDYVLATKGNQPNLCEAIDAFFTAQLEDDCRNVACRRHESHEKGHGREEDRYYYLTKLPEGFPEREKWRGLKAIGMAVRITTHGDGAQTFDTRYYITSRYVSGKRFAEAVRGHWGIENSLHWQLDVTFGEDQCRVRKGHADANLSLLRRTALSLLKNNTSRKLGVKNKRLTAAWSDQYRLEVLCGA; encoded by the coding sequence GTGGCCAAGGTTTCCGAGGCAGGGATCGCGAGGCATTTCGAGGGGCTAACCGATCCGCGTCGGCGTGAGCCGATCTACCCGTTGGTGAACGTTGTGGTGATGGCGTTGTGCGCGGTCCTAAGCGGGGCGGACGACTTCGTGTCGATCGCCGCGTGGTCGAGGGAGAAGAGAGGGTGGCTGGCGAAGTTCTTGGACCTGTCGGCGGGCGTGCCTTCGCACGACCGCTTCAACGCGGTCTTCGCGGCCCTCAACCCGGCCGAGTTCGAGAAGTGCTTCTTGAGCTGGGTCACCGCGCTGCATGAGGTCACCGACGGCCAGGTGATCGCGATCGATGGTAAGACGCTGCGGCGCAGCTTCGACGCAGCGAGCAGCAAGGCGGCGATCCACATGGTGAGCGCCTGGGCGACCGCCAATCATATCGCCCTGGGGCAGGTCGTCACCGACGCCAAGAGCAACGAGATCACAGCCATCCCAAGGCTGCTTGAGATGCTGGAAATCAAGGGGTGTTTGGTGACCATCGACGCGATGGGGTGTCAACGGGAGATCGCCGAGCGGATCGTCGAAGAGGGCGGCGACTACGTGCTGGCGACCAAGGGGAACCAGCCGAACTTGTGCGAAGCGATCGATGCGTTCTTCACCGCGCAACTGGAAGACGACTGCCGGAACGTGGCGTGCCGACGGCACGAGTCGCACGAGAAAGGGCACGGCCGCGAGGAAGACCGTTACTACTACCTGACGAAGCTGCCGGAGGGGTTTCCCGAGCGTGAGAAGTGGCGTGGGCTCAAGGCGATCGGCATGGCGGTCCGCATCACCACCCATGGCGACGGCGCACAGACATTCGACACGCGCTACTACATCACCAGCCGCTACGTGAGCGGCAAGAGGTTCGCCGAGGCGGTGCGCGGCCACTGGGGGATCGAGAACTCACTCCACTGGCAGCTCGACGTGACGTTCGGCGAAGACCAATGCCGCGTCCGCAAGGGACACGCCGACGCCAACCTCAGCCTGCTGCGCAGAACGGCGCTGAGCCTGCTCAAGAACAACACCTCCCGAAAGCTCGGCGTAAAGAACAAACGCCTCACCGCGGCATGGAGCGATCAGTACCGACTCGAAGTGCTCTGCGGGGCATGA
- a CDS encoding IS5 family transposase: MAGPLVPDELWMKIEPLIPERPERPQGGRPPVDDRAALTGIVFVLKTGIPWEMLPQEMGCGMTCWRRARDWQEAGLWDRLHELLLAELNAANKIDWSRVAVDSGTVRAVGGGEKTGPNPTDRRKPGSKHHVATDGNGVPLQTELSAANSHDGKHMVPLIAEIPPVRGKVGHPRSRPDAAFADRAYDDDANRLLLEWFGIEPYIARRGDEHGSGLGVYRWVVERTIAWLHNFKRLRVRFDRREDIHEGFLNLGKCLVCWNVLKGEFC; encoded by the coding sequence ATGGCCGGACCGTTGGTTCCTGACGAGTTGTGGATGAAGATTGAGCCGCTGATCCCCGAGCGACCCGAACGACCCCAAGGGGGTCGGCCGCCGGTGGATGACCGTGCCGCGCTTACCGGCATCGTGTTCGTGCTCAAGACGGGCATCCCCTGGGAGATGCTCCCGCAGGAGATGGGCTGCGGCATGACCTGCTGGCGGCGGGCCCGCGACTGGCAAGAGGCCGGCCTGTGGGACCGCCTCCACGAGCTGCTGCTGGCCGAGCTGAACGCAGCTAACAAGATCGACTGGTCGCGTGTGGCGGTCGATAGCGGCACGGTTCGCGCTGTGGGGGGTGGCGAAAAGACCGGTCCCAACCCTACCGACCGCCGGAAGCCCGGCAGTAAGCACCACGTCGCCACCGACGGCAATGGCGTGCCGCTGCAGACCGAGCTTTCGGCCGCCAACTCGCACGACGGCAAGCACATGGTCCCGCTGATCGCGGAGATCCCTCCGGTCCGCGGCAAGGTGGGGCATCCGCGATCGCGGCCCGACGCGGCGTTCGCCGACCGGGCCTACGACGACGACGCCAATCGGTTGCTGCTGGAGTGGTTCGGGATCGAGCCCTACATCGCCCGCCGGGGCGACGAGCATGGCAGCGGACTGGGCGTCTACCGCTGGGTCGTTGAAAGGACCATCGCTTGGCTGCATAACTTTAAACGCTTAAGGGTCCGCTTCGACCGACGCGAGGACATCCACGAAGGCTTCCTCAACCTCGGCAAATGCCTCGTCTGCTGGAATGTGTTGAAAGGGGAGTTTTGTTAG
- a CDS encoding sulfatase-like hydrolase/transferase → MASAGRAVFFPGLLRESGYYTTNNSKTDYNTARPDKRRGIDAAWDVSGGKATYNNGKRKPGQPFFAVFNQASVHMVRVRSFTLEGRREFEGLPLDEIFVPPFLPDLLEVRSDIALHQEGINEVDQWVKQFLDDLEARGLKEETIVFFFSDHGGVQPREKAFPYITGFRVPMIVWVPEKWRDRVGLPMGEASDRLIGFEDLAPTVLSLAGVKAPDYMQGHDMLGPDAEPKKP, encoded by the coding sequence TTGGCGAGTGCCGGTAGAGCAGTATTTTTCCCCGGGCTGCTCCGTGAGTCGGGTTACTACACCACCAACAACAGCAAGACCGACTACAACACCGCTCGGCCCGATAAACGCCGGGGGATCGACGCCGCATGGGACGTCAGCGGCGGCAAAGCCACCTACAACAACGGCAAGCGCAAGCCGGGGCAACCGTTCTTTGCCGTATTCAATCAAGCGTCGGTCCACATGGTCCGTGTCCGCAGCTTCACGCTCGAGGGCCGGCGAGAATTTGAAGGTTTGCCGCTGGACGAAATTTTTGTCCCGCCGTTCTTGCCGGACCTACTGGAGGTGCGATCGGACATCGCGTTGCACCAGGAAGGAATCAACGAAGTCGATCAGTGGGTTAAGCAGTTCCTCGACGACCTTGAAGCACGCGGGCTGAAGGAAGAGACGATCGTGTTCTTCTTCTCCGACCACGGCGGCGTGCAGCCGCGGGAGAAGGCGTTCCCGTATATCACGGGCTTCCGAGTGCCGATGATCGTTTGGGTTCCCGAGAAATGGCGCGACCGCGTTGGCCTGCCGATGGGCGAGGCGAGCGATCGGTTGATTGGTTTCGAGGACCTAGCGCCGACTGTGCTGTCGCTTGCGGGCGTTAAGGCGCCGGACTACATGCAGGGCCACGACATGCTGGGACCTGATGCCGAGCCTAAGAAGCCCTAA
- a CDS encoding family 43 glycosylhydrolase encodes MTADSVQAEQVRSVRYCSIFILGATALGLFAHATRGEVFPKPLFSDPNYHGSCDPEVFYDREADEWLIFYTGRRALRAAGGVAAGCPIGVARSKDLHEWKFAGYCRFDGHDDVPDAEHTYWAPAVVRHGDSLHMFVTYRGTSEGFWGGEPEGIRHYVADPKSPLDWQYADLAVAGPEAIDAGLIRLPGRWRLYYRDLSPRTPKGVTTYVAESTDLMTWNTLGPAVGDVNDRRVTGYGYQEAPFPFQWRGQTWLLTDPAGPPIAAYRLDADGAWRHAGVLLDVPGTHATDRSFGRHPSVAVLGDRALVFYHCEPHRDYSKPYPEQPIANRRCYLQVGELHEESGMLSVSRGLITLTGQESVPESELP; translated from the coding sequence ATGACGGCAGACTCGGTTCAGGCGGAGCAGGTACGCTCTGTTCGCTACTGTTCGATCTTCATCCTCGGCGCTACGGCGCTCGGCTTGTTCGCGCACGCCACCCGCGGCGAGGTGTTTCCCAAGCCGCTGTTCTCCGACCCCAATTACCATGGGTCGTGTGATCCCGAGGTGTTCTACGACCGTGAAGCCGATGAGTGGCTCATCTTCTACACTGGGCGCCGTGCGCTGCGTGCCGCGGGCGGCGTCGCCGCGGGCTGTCCGATCGGGGTCGCCCGGAGCAAGGACCTACACGAGTGGAAGTTCGCCGGGTACTGCCGATTTGATGGGCATGACGACGTTCCCGACGCGGAGCACACTTACTGGGCGCCGGCGGTTGTTCGGCACGGCGACTCGCTGCACATGTTCGTCACGTATCGGGGTACGTCAGAGGGCTTTTGGGGCGGGGAACCCGAGGGGATCCGTCACTACGTGGCCGACCCGAAGAGCCCACTGGACTGGCAATACGCTGACCTCGCGGTTGCAGGCCCCGAGGCGATTGACGCCGGTCTAATCCGGTTGCCGGGGCGATGGCGGCTCTACTATCGCGACCTTTCCCCGAGGACGCCCAAAGGGGTGACGACTTACGTCGCCGAATCGACCGACTTGATGACCTGGAATACGCTCGGGCCCGCCGTGGGAGACGTGAACGACCGTCGCGTCACCGGGTACGGCTATCAAGAAGCCCCATTCCCGTTTCAATGGCGTGGCCAGACATGGTTGCTGACCGACCCCGCCGGGCCCCCGATCGCAGCCTATCGGCTAGACGCCGACGGAGCATGGCGGCACGCAGGCGTGCTGTTGGACGTTCCCGGAACACACGCCACCGATCGATCCTTCGGACGTCACCCGTCGGTCGCTGTCCTCGGCGACCGCGCGCTGGTGTTCTATCACTGCGAGCCGCACCGCGACTACTCAAAACCGTATCCCGAGCAGCCGATCGCCAATCGCCGCTGCTACTTGCAGGTCGGTGAGCTCCACGAAGAGTCCGGAATGCTGAGCGTCTCTCGAGGCCTGATAACGCTTACCGGGCAAGAGTCCGTCCCCGAGAGTGAGCTCCCGTAG
- a CDS encoding arylsulfatase: MSTRYPPSASALLWVLLCVCSAVAEPRPNFVVILADDMGFSDIGPYGSEIPTPSLDRLAAGGLCFSQFYNTGRCCPTRASLLTGHYSHRAGIGHMTADDRLPGYRGHLRQDCATFAEVLREAGYFTAMTGKWHVGHRPGQRPTDRGFRRSLNLAAGGVYYPCESSKCQLFLDGERIANVDPRLPENWYATDLWTDYGLKFVDEALSEGAPFLLYQAHTAPHFPLQADAIDIDRFRGNYRRGWEQLAQERLGRQRRSGLIDASWQPAPLPDEISRWVSLSDEEKDRFDHLMSVYAAVVARMDQSIGNLLKGLEDRGALDNTVVIFCSDNGGNAEAGPSGRTKGNPTTADSAWFCGQSWAHLQNTPFRLYKHHNHEGGIATPLIVHWPVGIKSKGWRRQPAHMIDIAPTLIDLAKTTWPDTIRDRHVSPPAGISLAPVIQMPNQAADRSIFWEHEGNAAIRTGDLKLVRNGVGSDWELYDITNDRTESNDLSSSRRPDVDRLSQLWSEWAEQSNVLPAPARFQP; the protein is encoded by the coding sequence ATGTCAACACGCTATCCCCCGTCCGCATCAGCCCTGCTTTGGGTGCTGTTGTGTGTCTGCTCTGCCGTAGCCGAGCCGCGCCCCAACTTCGTCGTCATTCTTGCAGACGACATGGGGTTCTCCGACATCGGCCCCTACGGGTCCGAAATCCCAACGCCGAGTCTCGACCGACTAGCAGCCGGCGGGCTCTGCTTCTCACAGTTCTACAACACGGGGCGTTGCTGTCCGACGCGTGCCTCGCTGCTTACCGGCCATTACTCTCACCGAGCGGGGATCGGCCACATGACCGCTGATGATCGCTTACCTGGCTACCGGGGGCACTTGCGTCAGGATTGCGCCACCTTTGCCGAGGTGCTCCGCGAGGCGGGTTACTTCACGGCGATGACCGGCAAGTGGCACGTGGGGCATCGGCCGGGGCAGAGGCCAACCGACCGTGGCTTTCGCCGCAGCCTCAACTTGGCCGCCGGTGGCGTTTACTATCCCTGCGAATCTAGCAAGTGCCAACTGTTCCTTGATGGCGAACGCATCGCGAACGTCGACCCCCGCTTGCCGGAAAACTGGTACGCCACCGATCTCTGGACGGACTACGGTCTGAAGTTTGTCGATGAGGCCCTCTCGGAGGGCGCGCCATTCTTGCTCTATCAGGCCCACACCGCGCCCCACTTCCCGTTGCAAGCGGACGCCATCGATATCGACCGCTTCCGTGGGAATTATCGCCGCGGTTGGGAGCAACTCGCGCAAGAACGACTCGGGCGGCAGCGACGCTCGGGGCTGATCGACGCATCATGGCAGCCGGCGCCCCTGCCCGATGAGATCTCGCGTTGGGTCAGTCTGTCCGACGAAGAGAAGGATCGCTTCGACCATCTGATGTCGGTTTATGCGGCAGTTGTCGCCAGGATGGACCAATCGATTGGAAACTTGCTGAAAGGACTTGAGGATCGGGGCGCCCTCGACAACACCGTTGTCATCTTCTGCAGCGACAACGGGGGCAACGCCGAGGCCGGCCCATCGGGACGCACAAAGGGGAACCCCACGACGGCCGATTCCGCATGGTTCTGCGGACAGAGCTGGGCTCACCTTCAGAACACGCCCTTCCGGCTCTACAAACACCACAACCACGAGGGTGGGATCGCGACTCCGCTGATTGTTCACTGGCCGGTTGGAATCAAGTCGAAGGGGTGGCGCCGTCAACCCGCCCACATGATCGACATCGCCCCGACCCTGATCGACTTGGCCAAAACGACATGGCCCGACACGATCCGCGACAGGCACGTCTCCCCCCCCGCAGGAATCAGTCTTGCGCCTGTCATCCAAATGCCCAACCAAGCAGCGGACCGCTCGATCTTCTGGGAGCACGAGGGGAACGCCGCCATCCGTACCGGCGATCTGAAGCTCGTCCGGAACGGAGTTGGCAGCGATTGGGAACTCTACGACATAACGAACGACCGCACGGAGTCCAACGACCTGTCATCGTCACGCCGCCCGGACGTAGATCGACTGTCGCAGCTCTGGAGCGAATGGGCGGAACAGAGCAACGTCCTCCCCGCCCCAGCGAGATTCCAGCCGTAA
- a CDS encoding IS630 family transposase, translating to MRVAVAITLTDDERKTLMKWSRGRSTPMRLVKRAQVVLLAAAGKTNLEISHEVGMARRPVGVWRKRFAEGRLAAIEKDAPRPGRPSPERDVLTRRILEATTQTKPKHATHWSTRSLAAELGVSDARVARVWRAHGLQPHRVKTFKVSNDPDFAEKVHDVVGLYLNPPEHAIVLSVDEKTQVQALDRTQRGLPIHPGRCGTMTHDYKRHGTTTLFAALNVAEGVVIDKCMKRHRHQEWIAFLKEIDARTPAGLDLHLIADNYATHKHPKVQSWLKRHPRFHMHFIPTSSSWLNLVERFFAELTNKRLRRGTFRSVPQLIKAIKQYVEDHNNHAKGLRWTATAEEILAKVRRARATLDKVTSD from the coding sequence ATGCGGGTAGCGGTTGCGATCACGTTGACGGACGACGAGCGAAAGACACTGATGAAGTGGAGCCGCGGGCGCAGCACGCCGATGCGGCTGGTGAAGCGGGCCCAGGTGGTGCTGCTGGCCGCGGCCGGGAAGACCAACTTGGAGATCTCTCACGAGGTCGGCATGGCGCGTCGGCCGGTTGGGGTGTGGCGGAAGCGGTTCGCAGAGGGTCGGCTGGCGGCGATCGAGAAGGACGCCCCGCGGCCCGGCCGCCCCAGCCCCGAGCGTGATGTCCTGACGCGGCGGATCCTCGAAGCCACGACCCAGACCAAACCGAAGCACGCCACGCACTGGAGCACCCGCTCGCTCGCGGCGGAGCTGGGGGTGAGCGACGCGCGGGTCGCCCGCGTGTGGCGGGCGCACGGCCTGCAGCCGCATCGGGTCAAGACCTTTAAGGTGTCGAACGACCCTGACTTCGCCGAGAAGGTGCACGACGTGGTCGGCTTGTACCTCAACCCGCCGGAGCACGCGATCGTGCTGTCGGTCGACGAGAAGACGCAGGTCCAGGCGCTCGACCGGACGCAGAGGGGGCTGCCGATCCACCCCGGCCGCTGCGGGACAATGACACACGACTACAAGCGGCACGGCACGACGACACTGTTCGCGGCGCTGAACGTCGCCGAAGGAGTCGTGATCGACAAGTGCATGAAGCGGCATCGTCATCAGGAGTGGATCGCCTTCCTCAAGGAGATCGACGCGCGGACCCCGGCGGGGCTCGATCTGCACCTGATCGCCGACAATTACGCGACGCACAAGCACCCCAAGGTACAAAGCTGGTTGAAGCGTCACCCGCGATTCCACATGCACTTCATCCCCACCAGCAGCAGCTGGCTGAACCTGGTTGAGAGGTTCTTCGCCGAGCTGACCAACAAGCGGCTCCGCCGCGGCACATTCCGCAGCGTGCCTCAGTTGATCAAAGCGATCAAGCAGTACGTCGAAGATCACAACAACCACGCGAAGGGCCTGAGATGGACGGCGACCGCAGAGGAGATCCTCGCCAAAGTACGACGCGCCAGGGCTACGCTCGATAAGGTCACGTCTGATTGA
- a CDS encoding dockerin type I domain-containing protein → MQRVGASRPNPLLAPLILAALIALPARAQILGANFNELPRNASTAELLASKTTWSRGFIDILGKEGVGNLLSDPDIVGLRRSADSGQQLLVSFKWNFKNAGERVPAPGSPREATLFDRAAQTLVAIGRPVNSIVLGNEPMFETLQLDLQSDGQSVPYVRFTERLLEHLRNAYGAQQATEPRYFVGSLNRLDRSSNQSLDVVREMFQLARDNAAVAGMDVHAHFSTLDEANSMLSFARQELAGATKDLIVTEFSPVWRYQAALDDPIGVTAVGQTFATAYGYDPNLHVDGYLQQAFNTQVSRREWTDFIESQPWSNPDHLEDMHQLFRQHDVAIGTLGFSQPLSMRGMNVTRDGYSPFHINWLYIYAMVDEGSSLDSYNERYMEDWLAIQADAADVNRDGMVDFTDYNLMKDYFDADFSTMTFHQALQRGDLNLDRRVTRDDLKIFFASYVALNGRAIGDLDGDGMVTRSDWPLLAQSLLADTTGLDPAAAWSSGDFDGSGVVDRIDFRLFKDAYIATHGEDAFAALFSVPEPSALVLAVAVLVPWQWRPAHQCGASP, encoded by the coding sequence ATGCAACGCGTCGGGGCCTCGCGACCCAATCCGCTGTTGGCGCCGCTCATCCTCGCGGCGTTGATCGCGCTGCCCGCTCGCGCTCAGATCCTGGGCGCCAACTTCAACGAACTCCCTCGCAACGCGAGCACGGCCGAGCTGCTTGCTAGCAAGACCACTTGGTCCCGAGGGTTCATCGACATCTTGGGCAAAGAGGGCGTCGGCAACCTGCTTTCCGACCCCGACATCGTCGGGCTCCGCCGTTCGGCCGACTCGGGACAGCAGTTGCTCGTGTCCTTTAAATGGAACTTCAAGAACGCCGGCGAGCGGGTGCCGGCGCCGGGCTCTCCCCGCGAGGCGACGCTCTTCGACCGTGCCGCTCAGACGCTCGTAGCCATCGGGCGGCCGGTCAACTCGATTGTCCTGGGCAACGAGCCGATGTTCGAGACGCTCCAGCTCGACCTACAAAGCGACGGCCAGTCCGTGCCCTACGTCCGGTTCACGGAGCGGCTGCTCGAACACCTCCGCAATGCATACGGCGCACAGCAAGCGACCGAGCCTCGCTACTTCGTTGGATCGCTGAACCGGCTTGACCGCAGCTCGAACCAGTCGCTCGATGTCGTCCGAGAGATGTTCCAGCTTGCGCGAGACAACGCCGCGGTAGCAGGGATGGACGTTCACGCCCACTTTAGCACGCTCGACGAAGCGAACAGCATGCTCAGCTTTGCGCGGCAAGAGCTCGCTGGCGCCACGAAGGACCTGATCGTCACCGAGTTCTCGCCGGTCTGGCGTTACCAAGCCGCGCTGGACGATCCGATCGGCGTAACCGCCGTTGGCCAGACCTTCGCCACAGCCTATGGCTACGACCCGAACCTTCATGTCGATGGCTATCTTCAACAGGCGTTCAACACGCAAGTAAGCCGCCGGGAGTGGACCGACTTTATCGAGTCGCAACCTTGGTCCAATCCGGACCACCTGGAAGACATGCATCAACTGTTCAGGCAGCACGACGTCGCGATCGGGACACTCGGGTTCTCGCAGCCGCTGTCGATGCGCGGCATGAACGTCACGCGCGATGGCTACAGTCCCTTCCACATCAACTGGCTCTACATCTATGCGATGGTGGATGAGGGGAGTTCGCTCGACTCGTACAACGAGCGCTACATGGAAGATTGGCTTGCGATTCAGGCCGACGCAGCCGACGTGAACCGAGACGGCATGGTCGACTTCACCGATTACAACTTGATGAAGGATTACTTCGACGCCGATTTCTCGACAATGACGTTCCACCAGGCGCTCCAGCGGGGCGACCTGAATCTCGATCGCCGTGTGACGCGCGACGACTTGAAGATATTCTTCGCATCGTACGTCGCCTTGAACGGGCGAGCGATCGGCGACTTGGACGGTGACGGCATGGTCACCCGGTCGGATTGGCCCCTCCTGGCGCAGTCCCTGCTTGCGGACACGACCGGTCTGGACCCTGCGGCGGCTTGGAGCAGCGGAGACTTCGACGGCTCGGGCGTCGTCGATCGCATCGACTTCCGCTTATTCAAGGACGCCTACATAGCAACACACGGGGAAGACGCCTTCGCGGCGCTCTTTTCGGTTCCCGAGCCGTCGGCCCTCGTGCTGGCCGTGGCCGTGCTGGTTCCATGGCAATGGCGCCCCGCCCACCAATGCGGTGCCTCGCCCTGA
- a CDS encoding PEP-CTERM sorting domain-containing protein translates to MLTIAALVAAPSGAHAALINTEEIIGTPAQFNGNTKSVSGFTLTAMLDGLAGSQLAYDGGANPNNGLGVGQPAADGPSVGFTRSINNNGANAESIKLDLPATGFGGLTAITVASAGASAGGLASTIVISGFTADPSAAGAGSIGFAAGAITWIPGAGGLQTLTLGNQAATPAGSSLEFSNGATDGGNNQYGLRSFEYNVPVPEPSAILLLLAGSAVAGLLRRHGRR, encoded by the coding sequence ATGTTGACCATCGCCGCTCTCGTAGCGGCGCCATCGGGCGCCCATGCCGCGTTGATTAACACCGAAGAAATTATCGGCACGCCTGCCCAGTTCAATGGCAATACGAAGTCGGTCAGCGGCTTCACGCTAACGGCCATGCTAGACGGCTTGGCTGGATCACAACTCGCCTACGACGGCGGCGCCAACCCGAACAACGGCCTGGGGGTCGGGCAGCCCGCCGCGGACGGACCAAGCGTCGGCTTCACCCGGTCGATCAACAATAACGGCGCCAACGCAGAGTCCATCAAGCTTGACCTCCCTGCAACAGGTTTCGGTGGCCTGACCGCGATTACCGTAGCGAGCGCTGGAGCGTCGGCGGGTGGGCTTGCTTCGACCATCGTGATCAGCGGCTTCACGGCCGACCCGTCCGCCGCGGGCGCCGGCTCCATCGGCTTTGCCGCTGGCGCGATCACCTGGATACCGGGCGCCGGCGGTTTGCAAACGCTGACGCTCGGAAACCAGGCGGCCACTCCCGCGGGTTCATCGCTTGAGTTCTCCAACGGCGCAACCGACGGCGGCAACAATCAGTACGGCCTGCGATCGTTCGAGTACAACGTTCCCGTGCCCGAGCCCTCGGCAATCTTACTTCTGCTGGCGGGCAGCGCCGTTGCGGGACTGTTGCGGCGGCACGGCCGTCGGTGA